One genomic segment of Paenibacillus durus includes these proteins:
- the clpP gene encoding ATP-dependent Clp endopeptidase proteolytic subunit ClpP, with amino-acid sequence MSYIPYVLEQTSRGERTYDIYSRLLKDRIVFVGGPIDDPLANSVIAQLLFLAAEDPEKDIYMYINSPGGSTSAGFGIYDTMQLIKPQVNTICTGFAASFGAFLLLSGTKGKRCSLPNGEIMIHQPHGGAQGQASDIAITAKRILQTREKLVRITSERTGQPEAKVEKDMDRDYFMSAEEALEYGIIDTIITHL; translated from the coding sequence ATGAGCTATATTCCTTATGTGCTGGAGCAGACGAGCCGGGGTGAACGGACGTACGATATTTATTCCAGGCTGCTGAAAGACCGGATTGTATTCGTCGGCGGACCCATTGACGACCCGCTGGCGAACAGCGTTATCGCCCAACTGCTGTTCCTGGCGGCGGAGGACCCTGAGAAGGATATCTATATGTATATCAACAGTCCGGGAGGCTCCACTTCCGCAGGCTTCGGGATTTATGATACGATGCAATTGATCAAGCCGCAGGTGAATACGATCTGTACGGGCTTCGCGGCTTCGTTCGGCGCTTTTCTGCTGCTGTCGGGAACCAAGGGGAAGCGCTGCTCGCTGCCTAACGGCGAAATCATGATCCACCAGCCGCACGGCGGCGCTCAGGGGCAGGCCAGCGACATTGCCATTACCGCCAAGCGGATTTTGCAGACAAGGGAGAAGCTCGTCCGCATCACCTCGGAGCGCACCGGCCAGCCGGAAGCCAAGGTCGAGAAGGATATGGACCGGGATTACTTCATGTCCGCGGAAGAAGCGCTGGAGTACGGCATTATCGACACCATCATTACCCATTTATGA
- a CDS encoding RidA family protein codes for MVHQMQASFDSLAATLESAGVTFDDIVQINLYLKNIEDFSAVKDVFYKYFKKDHFPARMTTTTDFVNPTCLCMLDAVAYRSS; via the coding sequence ATCGTACACCAAATGCAAGCCAGCTTTGACAGCCTGGCGGCTACTTTGGAATCGGCCGGAGTGACATTCGACGATATTGTTCAGATCAATTTATATCTCAAGAATATTGAGGATTTCAGCGCAGTGAAGGATGTGTTTTATAAATATTTTAAGAAGGATCATTTTCCTGCGAGAATGACAACCACAACGGATTTCGTGAATCCGACCTGCTTATGTATGCTTGATGCCGTTGCTTATAGAAGCAGTTGA
- a CDS encoding RNA polymerase sigma factor: MAASKSTNTGTLPDQDGILHLQAALKRYCLSLTGSNWDAEDLAQDTWLKALEPLKAGHNNPEAFLLRIAKNAWIDAGRRKALLQRILQQSSEAKNMEQENGEFEAEMAFQAMMKHLSPLQRTVFLMRDVLEYTSAETAELLDTTEGAVKAALHRARLAIPAVRKELSADGPMLPGDQSFRAFLEQMAAAYKQGQIAELIELTQQGDAKQGTVIAVSRRMENVQPYRINAQPRHHGMRMAA, encoded by the coding sequence ATGGCTGCGTCAAAAAGCACAAATACCGGAACCCTTCCGGATCAGGACGGTATTCTTCACCTGCAGGCTGCCCTAAAGCGGTACTGCCTGTCATTAACCGGATCAAACTGGGATGCCGAAGATCTGGCGCAGGATACATGGCTAAAAGCATTGGAACCTTTAAAAGCCGGGCACAATAATCCGGAAGCATTCCTGCTGAGGATCGCCAAAAATGCATGGATAGACGCCGGGCGGAGAAAAGCCTTGCTTCAGCGGATATTGCAGCAGTCTAGCGAAGCGAAAAATATGGAGCAGGAGAATGGGGAGTTTGAGGCCGAAATGGCCTTTCAAGCGATGATGAAGCATTTGTCTCCCCTGCAGAGGACGGTATTCCTGATGAGAGATGTCCTGGAGTACACCTCGGCGGAAACGGCGGAGCTGCTGGACACCACAGAAGGCGCCGTTAAAGCGGCGCTGCACCGGGCGCGGCTCGCCATTCCCGCTGTCAGAAAGGAATTGTCGGCGGACGGTCCTATGCTTCCAGGAGACCAGAGCTTTCGCGCCTTTCTGGAGCAGATGGCGGCTGCATACAAGCAGGGTCAAATCGCGGAGCTTATTGAACTGACACAGCAGGGCGATGCGAAGCAAGGCACCGTTATCGCAGTCAGCCGCCGAATGGAGAACGTTCAACCTTACCGCATAAATGCACAGCCGCGACATCACGGCATGCGTATGGCGGCATAG
- a CDS encoding glycosyltransferase family 2 protein, translating to MKLSVIIPAYNVETHIGNTLESLAEQTNKEFETIVVDDGSTDGTGQAVQDFIDRGKLSNCRLIRTKNGGVSAARNRGVEEALGDYVMFLDGDDHVDPALVESFVKAAEDGAPDIICWKWLLVDENGKQIFDFYRDIHGLPEKMTGADALRRILVEKNMRIWTASAAYSRAMLQEGGVTYAAGCINGEDQEYTFKALALAADVVFIDKVLSFYLQRSTSISSVYNVKKFDYADAFKRAAEYMKGRPELKDVRDTLLSRHMLENYFYNLKTCLGSPGNVSIRALLRDIDKHYPRLNEEMRLVMKRQMKEHGRVNVQIRSFLIAPELYLLLLGFRQAAIRIKAGLRSKFRHAAA from the coding sequence ATGAAGCTGAGCGTAATCATTCCGGCGTACAATGTCGAGACGCATATCGGCAATACGCTTGAGTCGCTGGCAGAACAGACGAACAAGGAATTTGAGACGATTGTCGTTGATGACGGCTCCACTGACGGAACGGGACAGGCGGTTCAGGACTTTATCGACAGGGGAAAGCTGTCCAACTGCCGGCTGATCCGCACGAAGAATGGCGGCGTCAGCGCCGCCAGAAACCGGGGCGTAGAAGAGGCGCTTGGAGATTACGTTATGTTCCTGGACGGCGACGATCATGTGGACCCCGCTCTGGTAGAATCTTTTGTCAAAGCCGCGGAAGACGGAGCTCCCGACATTATATGCTGGAAATGGCTGCTGGTCGATGAGAACGGGAAGCAGATCTTTGATTTTTACCGGGATATTCACGGTCTTCCGGAGAAAATGACGGGTGCGGATGCGCTCCGGCGGATACTGGTAGAGAAGAATATGCGGATTTGGACGGCAAGCGCCGCTTACAGCAGAGCGATGCTGCAAGAAGGCGGCGTGACGTACGCAGCGGGTTGTATTAACGGAGAGGACCAGGAGTACACCTTCAAAGCATTGGCGCTTGCGGCCGATGTTGTATTTATTGACAAAGTGCTGTCTTTCTATCTCCAGCGGAGCACGTCCATTTCAAGCGTCTATAATGTCAAAAAATTTGATTATGCGGATGCCTTCAAGCGGGCGGCGGAATATATGAAAGGGCGTCCGGAGCTGAAGGATGTCCGTGATACTTTGCTCTCCCGCCATATGCTTGAGAACTATTTTTACAATCTAAAGACCTGCCTAGGAAGCCCCGGCAATGTTTCGATCCGTGCGCTGCTGCGGGATATCGACAAGCATTACCCCCGTTTGAACGAAGAGATGCGCCTTGTCATGAAGCGCCAAATGAAAGAGCACGGCAGAGTGAATGTGCAAATCCGCTCCTTTCTGATCGCTCCGGAGCTGTATCTGCTGCTGCTCGGATTCCGTCAGGCGGCTATACGGATAAAGGCGGGCCTTCGCTCCAAATTCCGCCATGCGGCGGCATAA
- a CDS encoding glycosyltransferase family 2 protein — protein sequence MKPEISIIVPVYKVENYIHKCVDSILAQSFENFELILVDDGSPDNCPAICDGYAAMDTRIKVIHKPNGGLSDARNWGINAAEGKYIGFVDSDDWIAEDMYESLYNSLIEHEADIAVCCHYEVVDGELFQINNFDGYPRVLGNVEGLSELLMDVRVKNLAWDKLYKRELFRSVNYPVGVYYEDTPTTYKLFMQASKVAIVNIPKYYYFKRKESITGSKDLKKLQDKFSGAYEKYDKVRSQYYDKIDKHTWGWAANVVINEAMELYNYLLRQKDGMDQSEDVAKVKKFLRENLSVILGAKPVGPKLKMAALILSTSEAFYSLLYSTLIFPFRKEKNQSLM from the coding sequence ATGAAACCGGAAATCAGCATCATAGTCCCTGTGTATAAGGTGGAGAACTATATCCACAAATGCGTGGATTCGATTCTGGCACAGAGCTTCGAGAACTTTGAACTGATTCTAGTCGATGACGGCTCTCCCGACAACTGCCCCGCCATTTGCGACGGCTATGCGGCCATGGACACGAGGATCAAGGTCATTCACAAACCGAACGGCGGATTGTCCGATGCCAGAAACTGGGGGATCAACGCCGCAGAGGGCAAGTATATCGGCTTTGTCGATTCGGATGACTGGATTGCCGAAGATATGTACGAATCGCTGTACAACTCCTTGATCGAACATGAAGCGGATATCGCCGTATGCTGCCATTACGAGGTGGTTGACGGTGAACTGTTCCAAATTAACAACTTTGACGGCTATCCCCGCGTGCTAGGGAACGTGGAAGGATTAAGCGAACTGCTGATGGATGTCCGGGTTAAGAATCTGGCCTGGGACAAGCTTTACAAAAGAGAACTGTTCCGCAGCGTAAACTATCCCGTTGGGGTTTATTATGAGGACACTCCGACCACCTATAAATTGTTCATGCAGGCTTCAAAGGTCGCTATCGTCAACATACCCAAATATTATTACTTCAAGAGAAAAGAGAGCATCACGGGGAGCAAAGATCTGAAAAAGCTGCAGGATAAGTTCTCCGGCGCTTATGAGAAATATGACAAGGTCAGAAGCCAGTACTATGACAAAATCGACAAGCATACCTGGGGCTGGGCCGCAAACGTCGTAATTAATGAAGCGATGGAGCTGTACAATTATCTGCTCAGGCAAAAAGACGGTATGGATCAAAGCGAAGATGTCGCCAAGGTGAAAAAGTTTCTGCGGGAGAATCTCTCCGTAATTCTGGGCGCTAAGCCGGTCGGACCCAAATTGAAGATGGCCGCCCTGATTCTGTCCACCAGCGAAGCGTTCTACAGCCTGCTGTACAGCACCCTGATCTTTCCATTCCGTAAAGAAAAGAATCAGAGCCTGATGTAG
- a CDS encoding stalk domain-containing protein: MKKWLAGLGLVLGITLSVQGAAFAEDAGTSIAEFGPSSLLKSDGSYWIWGYNQSVPTPLVGLGKIKADLGSGIVQKTDGSFWLFSRNTRTMALETRQIEGLNHPVKIVNSTPYEAVAVDADGSIYHAAKDAEGYVDLISFSPVFGIGQVTDATGYYENARRESEWHYIFLKSDGTVWRTNQELSSFEQMPNLTGVTDIEGSTALKQDGTVWTWPNEFDSDLLPVNPPTAVAIPELADIRSIEIGWRANLAIDGKSRLWFWGSTITGFSDGTTLHKQDKPVMLTGVSAVKEACITERSLIALTLSGKLYAASIDREAMPGNAEFAPLASDVKTMRNGGRHIIMQKTDGSLWGWGVNKNAEQGTGDYEFMHSKPVAMQQPISVSLNGEAVAMNNGVITKDGQNFVPLRSVFEKLGAVVTYEETTGQKMVTITRQDCDKKTVIQVNAKTGATYVNGAQVKLANNPFNISGTVYLPLRFISEKLGASVEWLPGEERIAITMK; encoded by the coding sequence ATGAAAAAATGGTTAGCCGGTCTCGGACTGGTTCTTGGCATCACACTATCCGTACAAGGAGCCGCCTTTGCAGAAGATGCGGGGACAAGCATCGCCGAATTCGGTCCGAGTTCGCTGCTTAAAAGCGATGGAAGCTACTGGATATGGGGGTATAACCAATCTGTTCCTACCCCGCTGGTCGGACTTGGCAAGATAAAAGCCGATTTGGGCAGCGGTATCGTGCAGAAGACGGACGGTTCATTTTGGCTATTTAGCAGAAATACCCGAACTATGGCGCTCGAAACCCGGCAGATTGAGGGCCTGAACCATCCGGTTAAAATCGTAAACAGCACCCCTTACGAGGCTGTCGCTGTGGATGCTGACGGCTCGATATATCACGCGGCCAAGGACGCTGAAGGGTACGTCGATCTGATAAGCTTCTCTCCCGTCTTCGGCATCGGTCAGGTAACGGATGCAACCGGATACTACGAGAATGCAAGAAGAGAAAGCGAATGGCATTATATTTTCTTGAAGAGTGACGGAACGGTCTGGAGGACAAATCAAGAACTTTCCTCCTTTGAACAGATGCCGAACCTCACCGGTGTTACCGACATCGAGGGGAGCACCGCGCTGAAGCAGGACGGAACGGTATGGACATGGCCGAACGAGTTTGACAGCGACCTGCTGCCTGTAAATCCCCCCACCGCAGTAGCGATCCCGGAACTTGCCGATATCCGGTCGATTGAGATAGGCTGGCGGGCCAATTTAGCGATTGACGGCAAATCCCGTCTGTGGTTCTGGGGCTCGACCATAACTGGATTTTCTGACGGAACGACGTTACACAAGCAGGATAAACCCGTGATGTTGACCGGAGTCAGCGCTGTCAAGGAAGCCTGTATAACAGAGCGGTCTTTGATTGCTCTAACCCTTTCCGGCAAGCTGTACGCGGCGTCCATCGACCGGGAAGCTATGCCCGGGAACGCGGAATTTGCTCCACTGGCATCCGATGTCAAGACCATGAGAAACGGCGGTCGGCATATCATCATGCAGAAGACGGACGGCAGTCTGTGGGGCTGGGGCGTGAACAAAAACGCCGAGCAGGGAACCGGCGATTACGAGTTCATGCATAGTAAACCGGTTGCGATGCAGCAGCCGATTAGCGTCTCGTTGAACGGCGAGGCTGTCGCCATGAACAACGGGGTCATCACCAAAGACGGCCAGAACTTCGTCCCGCTCCGCTCGGTATTTGAGAAATTGGGCGCCGTTGTCACCTATGAGGAAACCACGGGGCAAAAGATGGTCACCATCACCCGCCAGGATTGCGATAAAAAGACAGTAATCCAGGTAAACGCCAAGACCGGGGCGACATACGTTAACGGCGCTCAGGTAAAGCTGGCGAACAATCCCTTCAATATCAGCGGCACGGTCTATCTTCCGCTCCGCTTCATCAGCGAGAAGCTGGGCGCAAGCGTGGAGTGGCTGCCCGGGGAAGAGCGGATCGCCATTACGATGAAATAG
- a CDS encoding glycosyltransferase family 4 protein: MHIGIFMHTNCFEDFFVKGLGISEREYVESYHNDFSFDYARLLRKHGIETTIYNFTKTGSKARTYRHKVVDCTVKFIPVNTPYRLYDRIPFSKRTPVLKFVSQYVSTIQPGLAQMLREDGIDVIYAQEYASGRFERLAGIAKSVGIPIIAAYHGGSIPGFLMPIKRRTLQQAAYLTTLNEDEHRSMLSSLPEMKDRIRIIPNFVNRSIFHKEDKEEARRALGLDDNTRYIITVGRLDEHQKAHSLLVEAVKTLGDFPELKVLIAGSGPDEQELRNRISAAGLEDKIILLGSVRDKNELRHYYNACELFVLPSRYEGLPLVLLEAGACGLPAVAFNVMGVRGLIRDGENGLLAEDLDPLKLADALRKLLSDPDISSEMGDRALKIVQSQYSEEIIGAKLNALFMDSVGGDSGVKFKPAVLAGNK; this comes from the coding sequence ATGCATATCGGAATTTTCATGCATACCAATTGCTTCGAGGATTTTTTTGTGAAGGGACTCGGCATCAGCGAGCGGGAGTATGTCGAATCCTATCATAATGATTTTTCGTTCGATTATGCCCGCCTGCTGCGTAAGCACGGTATTGAAACCACCATCTACAATTTCACGAAGACTGGCAGCAAGGCACGCACCTACCGCCATAAAGTCGTCGATTGTACGGTGAAGTTCATACCGGTCAATACCCCGTACCGTCTGTATGACCGGATTCCGTTCTCGAAGCGGACTCCCGTCCTCAAATTTGTCTCCCAGTACGTATCCACCATTCAGCCCGGCCTCGCGCAAATGCTGCGGGAAGACGGCATCGATGTCATCTACGCGCAGGAGTACGCGTCCGGGCGGTTTGAACGGCTCGCTGGCATCGCCAAATCCGTGGGCATCCCCATCATTGCTGCTTATCATGGCGGAAGTATCCCGGGCTTCCTGATGCCGATCAAAAGACGGACCTTGCAGCAGGCAGCCTACCTGACGACGCTTAACGAGGATGAGCACCGCAGCATGCTGTCGTCTTTGCCCGAGATGAAAGACCGTATCCGCATTATTCCGAATTTTGTCAACCGCTCCATCTTCCACAAGGAGGACAAGGAGGAGGCGCGACGGGCTTTGGGTCTTGATGATAACACGCGGTATATCATTACGGTCGGACGGCTGGACGAGCATCAAAAAGCGCATTCTTTGCTCGTTGAGGCTGTCAAGACGCTTGGGGATTTTCCGGAACTGAAGGTGCTGATCGCCGGAAGCGGACCGGATGAGCAGGAATTGCGGAATCGGATATCGGCTGCCGGTCTTGAGGATAAAATCATCCTGCTGGGCTCGGTGCGCGACAAAAACGAATTGAGGCACTATTATAACGCCTGCGAGCTGTTTGTGCTTCCCTCGCGCTACGAAGGGCTGCCCCTCGTCCTTCTGGAAGCGGGCGCTTGCGGGCTGCCCGCCGTGGCCTTCAATGTTATGGGCGTTAGAGGGCTTATTCGGGACGGAGAGAACGGGCTGCTTGCGGAGGATCTCGACCCGCTCAAGCTGGCCGACGCGCTGCGCAAGCTGCTGTCGGACCCGGACATTAGCTCGGAGATGGGCGACCGCGCTCTGAAGATTGTCCAGAGCCAATACTCCGAGGAGATTATCGGCGCCAAGCTGAATGCGCTGTTCATGGACAGTGTGGGCGGCGATAGCGGCGTAAAGTTCAAACCGGCCGTTCTAGCCGGAAATAAATAA
- a CDS encoding saccharopine dehydrogenase family protein, giving the protein MGKALIIGAGGVASVVVHKCCQNPDVFEEICIASRTVEKCEALKNKLDGGRTKIQTAQVDADNTDEVIQLIKSFGPDVVINVALPYQDLTIMDACLATGVHYLDTANYEPPETAKFEYSWQWAYKKKFEEAGIMAVLGCGFDPGVTGVFSAYALKHYFDGIHTIDIVDANAGDHGYPFATNFNPEINIREITANGRYYENGEWIETPPLSEKKVYDLPEIGPKDIYLLYHEELESLAKNITGIKKIRFWMTFSQNYLTHLKVLENVGMTSIEPILFEGKEIIPLQFLKAVLPDPASLGPRTKGKTNIGIIAQGTKDGQPKNYYVYNVCDHQECYREVGSQAISYTTGVPAMIGAMLMIKGTWMKPGVYNVEELDPDPFMELLNTKGLPWQEDFSPTLLD; this is encoded by the coding sequence TTGGGAAAAGCGTTAATTATCGGCGCTGGCGGCGTCGCAAGCGTTGTTGTTCATAAATGCTGCCAGAACCCGGATGTTTTTGAGGAGATCTGTATTGCGAGCAGAACAGTCGAGAAATGTGAAGCTTTGAAAAATAAATTGGACGGAGGCCGCACGAAAATTCAGACGGCCCAGGTTGACGCGGACAATACCGACGAGGTTATCCAGCTCATCAAAAGCTTTGGTCCGGACGTCGTGATTAACGTCGCGCTTCCTTATCAGGATCTGACCATTATGGATGCCTGCCTTGCAACGGGCGTGCATTATCTGGACACCGCGAACTACGAGCCGCCGGAAACGGCGAAATTCGAATACAGCTGGCAGTGGGCATACAAGAAGAAGTTCGAAGAAGCCGGCATTATGGCTGTGCTGGGCTGCGGCTTTGACCCGGGCGTGACCGGCGTATTCTCGGCCTATGCGCTGAAGCACTATTTTGACGGGATTCACACGATCGATATTGTCGACGCCAACGCGGGCGATCACGGCTATCCATTTGCCACTAACTTCAACCCGGAGATCAATATCCGCGAAATCACCGCCAATGGACGCTACTACGAAAACGGTGAATGGATCGAAACGCCGCCGCTGTCCGAGAAGAAGGTATACGACCTGCCGGAAATCGGACCGAAGGACATCTACCTGCTGTATCATGAAGAGCTGGAATCCCTGGCCAAAAATATTACGGGAATCAAGAAAATCCGCTTCTGGATGACCTTCTCCCAAAACTATCTGACGCACCTGAAAGTTCTGGAAAATGTCGGCATGACTTCCATCGAGCCGATCCTGTTCGAAGGCAAAGAGATCATTCCGCTCCAGTTCCTGAAGGCGGTTCTGCCGGACCCGGCGTCGCTCGGACCAAGAACAAAGGGCAAGACGAACATCGGCATCATCGCTCAAGGCACCAAAGACGGCCAGCCGAAGAATTACTATGTCTACAATGTGTGCGACCATCAGGAGTGTTACCGTGAAGTAGGCTCCCAAGCCATTTCCTACACAACGGGCGTACCGGCCATGATCGGCGCTATGCTGATGATTAAGGGAACCTGGATGAAACCGGGCGTTTACAACGTGGAAGAACTGGACCCAGACCCGTTCATGGAACTGCTGAATACTAAAGGACTGCCGTGGCAGGAAGATTTCTCGCCGACGCTGCTGGATTAG
- a CDS encoding lipopolysaccharide biosynthesis protein, which translates to MIAKRSILNVSIGLLSQLVTIALSFFIPRLIMLNYGSEANGLIASITQIIAYLSLLEAGVGAASIQALYRPIGQNDRSKINDILAATSIYYKKTGLYYFAAVVLIAVVYPFVIESGFDALTVMAVVALSGLGGAVNYYFQGKFRVLLLAEGKSYIESSVGTAANVVNSLVRILLLLQGFNIIAVQAVYFIVILLQIVVYRVYVRKHYSWIDLNRKPDYAAISQKNSVLVHELSYLIFKNTDILVLTVFTNLKVVSIYVMYNMVFNIVDNLVHMISGSLKFALGQSYFDNRVKFMKMYNMYETYYMGFIFAVINMVYILILPFMGLYTAGVKDTNYIDYLLPVLFVAAKLLINARTPVDNVIEIAGHFRSTQGRSILESAINLVCSIGFVLMFGIYGVLMGTIVALLYRSTDMIIYANRRLLERSPWISLRKWGANIALFVFIGLIIKSVNLPIHSFFSLIIWGLVLSALIFPLYFTVNSLFEKDGFAILPGLARKLTSRFKLGKKPAAEGGSQ; encoded by the coding sequence ATGATAGCCAAACGCAGCATTCTCAATGTTTCCATCGGTTTACTCAGCCAACTGGTTACCATTGCGCTCAGTTTCTTTATTCCCAGGCTGATTATGCTGAATTACGGTTCGGAAGCCAACGGACTGATCGCTTCCATAACGCAGATTATCGCCTATCTGTCTCTGCTGGAAGCTGGCGTAGGCGCCGCCTCGATTCAGGCCCTGTACCGTCCGATCGGGCAGAACGACCGTTCCAAGATCAATGACATTTTGGCTGCAACCTCCATTTATTACAAGAAGACAGGCCTTTATTATTTTGCCGCGGTTGTGTTGATTGCTGTTGTTTATCCATTTGTGATTGAATCCGGGTTTGACGCGCTTACGGTAATGGCGGTTGTGGCGCTCAGCGGGCTGGGCGGCGCGGTTAACTATTATTTTCAGGGGAAGTTCAGAGTGCTGCTCCTGGCCGAGGGAAAGAGTTATATCGAATCTTCGGTCGGCACGGCTGCCAATGTCGTAAACAGCCTTGTCCGAATCCTGCTTCTGCTTCAAGGCTTTAATATTATTGCTGTGCAAGCGGTTTATTTTATCGTCATTCTGCTGCAAATTGTCGTATACCGGGTCTATGTGCGCAAGCATTACAGCTGGATTGATCTGAACCGGAAGCCCGATTATGCGGCGATCAGCCAAAAGAACTCTGTGCTTGTTCACGAGCTGTCCTACCTGATTTTCAAAAATACGGACATTCTGGTGCTGACGGTCTTCACCAATTTGAAAGTCGTCAGTATCTACGTCATGTACAATATGGTGTTCAACATCGTGGACAATCTGGTACATATGATCAGCGGCAGCCTCAAATTCGCACTGGGCCAGAGCTATTTTGACAACAGAGTGAAGTTCATGAAGATGTACAATATGTACGAGACGTATTATATGGGGTTTATTTTCGCGGTAATCAATATGGTATATATTCTGATACTGCCATTTATGGGGCTATATACAGCCGGGGTAAAAGATACGAATTATATCGACTACCTTCTCCCTGTGCTGTTCGTCGCTGCCAAGCTGCTGATCAATGCCCGGACGCCGGTAGATAATGTGATCGAAATTGCCGGTCATTTCCGCAGCACCCAGGGAAGATCGATTCTGGAGTCGGCGATCAATCTCGTATGTTCCATCGGATTTGTCCTGATGTTCGGCATCTACGGTGTATTGATGGGCACGATTGTGGCGCTTCTCTACCGCTCCACGGATATGATTATTTATGCTAACCGGAGACTTCTGGAGCGCAGTCCTTGGATCTCGCTGCGAAAATGGGGGGCGAATATCGCGCTGTTCGTCTTCATCGGTCTGATTATTAAGAGCGTCAATCTTCCTATCCATTCTTTCTTTTCCCTGATCATCTGGGGGCTAGTGTTATCAGCACTGATCTTCCCGCTGTATTTTACGGTCAATTCCCTGTTTGAAAAGGACGGGTTTGCGATTCTGCCCGGACTTGCCAGGAAATTAACTTCACGGTTTAAGCTGGGGAAGAAGCCGGCTGCGGAGGGAGGATCACAGTGA
- the nspC gene encoding carboxynorspermidine decarboxylase, producing the protein MKEIDYSAVPSPSYVVDERLLVKNLELLNSVQERTGAHILLAQKGFSMHALYPLVGKYLKGVTSSSLFEARLGYEKMGKEVHAYAPAYVDSEFDELMKYSDHLVFNSFDQWKRYKDKVQSAPKHISCGIRVNPEYSEIEIPLYDPCYNNSRLGVTLDNFRPEEMDGIEGLHFHTMCEQNSDTLERTIKVVDEKFGPYLKNMKWLNFGGGHHITRPDYDVETLIRCILYMKDKYNVQIYLEPGEAIALNTGYLVATVLDVVKNGMEIAILDTSAECHMPDVLAMPYRPNIIGAGQPNEYEHTYRLGGLTCLAGDIIGDYSFKQPLKNGDRLVFLDMAHYTMVKNHMFNGVNLPSIVSYNEEEGIKVIRTFGYEDYSGRLS; encoded by the coding sequence ATGAAAGAGATCGATTACAGCGCGGTTCCTTCACCCAGTTATGTTGTAGACGAAAGACTTCTCGTCAAAAATCTTGAGCTGCTGAACTCCGTTCAGGAGCGCACGGGCGCGCATATTCTGTTGGCCCAAAAAGGCTTCTCCATGCACGCTCTCTATCCGCTCGTGGGGAAGTATCTGAAAGGCGTCACTTCCAGCTCCTTGTTCGAAGCCCGTCTTGGCTATGAGAAAATGGGAAAAGAAGTCCATGCCTACGCTCCGGCGTATGTGGACTCGGAATTCGACGAGCTGATGAAATACAGCGACCATCTTGTTTTTAATTCCTTCGACCAGTGGAAACGGTATAAGGATAAGGTGCAAAGCGCTCCGAAGCACATTAGCTGCGGTATCCGCGTGAATCCCGAATATTCCGAAATTGAGATTCCGCTGTATGATCCCTGCTATAACAATTCCAGACTCGGCGTGACGCTGGATAACTTCCGGCCGGAGGAGATGGACGGCATCGAGGGGCTGCATTTTCATACGATGTGCGAGCAGAACTCGGATACGCTGGAGCGTACAATCAAGGTTGTGGATGAGAAGTTCGGACCTTACCTGAAAAATATGAAGTGGCTCAACTTCGGCGGCGGGCATCATATTACCCGTCCGGATTACGATGTCGAGACACTCATCCGCTGCATTCTATATATGAAGGACAAATATAACGTCCAAATCTATCTGGAGCCGGGCGAAGCCATCGCCTTGAATACCGGCTATCTGGTGGCGACGGTGCTGGACGTGGTCAAGAACGGCATGGAAATCGCCATTCTCGATACCTCGGCGGAATGCCATATGCCCGATGTGCTGGCCATGCCTTACCGGCCGAACATCATCGGTGCGGGACAGCCGAACGAGTATGAGCATACGTACCGCCTTGGCGGACTGACCTGTCTCGCAGGCGACATCATCGGCGACTATTCGTTCAAGCAGCCGCTGAAGAACGGGGACCGTCTGGTCTTCCTCGATATGGCGCATTACACGATGGTTAAGAACCATATGTTCAACGGCGTCAACCTGCCGTCCATCGTGTCCTACAATGAAGAAGAAGGCATTAAAGTGATTCGTACCTTCGGCTATGAGGATTACAGCGGACGGTTGTCGTAA